TTCTGGTCCGTGCTGGCACCGTAACCGGTCAGGGCAATGGCGGGAACCTTGTGCAGATGGTCGATCGTGCGCAGTTTGCGCATCAGCTCATGACCGTTCATTTTCGGCATGCCGATGTCGGAAATAATCACGTCGTATTGAGCCTCGCGGGCGTTTTCAAGGGCGTTCTGCGGATCACTGAACGCACTGACCTCGGCGCCTTCCATTTCCAGCAATAAATTCAGTACTTCAAGCACCTCCGCCGAATCGTCCACCAACAGCACCTTGACGCCATTCAAACGCTCGTCCTCGGCCTGAGTGTCGCTGGCGTCCGGCAGGTGGTGTTGTTGCGGGCTCAGTGGCAACAGAATGGAGAAGGTGCAACCAAAGCCCAGGCCTTTGGAGTGAACACTCACCGTGCCATCGTGCGCTTCGACCAATTGGCGTACCAGCGACAAGCCGATCCCCAGGCCCTCGCGCTGATGGGTCTGGTGCTGGTTTTCGGCTTGCCCGAACAGGTCGAAGATTTTTTCCAGGCTGTCGTCGGCGAGCCCGGCGCCGCTGTCGATCACGTCCAACTGGGCGTGCCCGTCCTTGCGGCTGACCACCAACTGCACCTGGCCATTCTCCGGCGTGAACTTAAGCGCATTGTTGATCAGGTTCCAGATCACTTGCTCGATGCGCGTCGGGTCTGCGTCGACGATCAGCGCTCCACCTTCGGATGGCGTTTGCAGGGTCACCTGGCGACGATGCCCGTCTGCGAGCACCACGCTATGGATATCCTGGAGTGTGCGAATCAGGTCGACCGGTTGTTTTTTCAGCTTGAGCTTACCGGTACGCACCCGAGCGACGTCCAACAGGTCGTCGATGATCCGCGCCTGGTTGGACACGGCCTCGCAGATGGTATCCACCGCCCTGATCGCAGGGCCCGCCGACTTGGTGGCGGGCAGGCGCCGCAGCAATTCGGCGTTCAGCTGGATCAGGTTCAATGGGTGCTTGAGTTCGTGCGACATCACCGCGAAGAACTCATCCTTGAGATGGCTGTTGGTCTGGGTTTCCATCAACCGCTGACTCTGTTCGTCCTGGGTGCGTTTATGCCCGGTGAGGTCACGGGCAATCTTCACGTAGCCCTGCAAGCTTGCGCTCTTGAGCAGGGTGACTTCGCCGCTGCAATAGAACCGGCTGCCGTCCTTGCGCACATGCCAGCGTTCATCTTCGCCACGCCCATGTTCGCGGGCCGCGCGCAGTTCGCTCTCCGGCACGCCGGCGGAGCGGTCCTCGGGCGAAAAAATCAGGTCGTAATAAGCGCCCAGCACTTCGTTCTTGGTGTAGCCGAAGATCAGTTCGGCGCCGGTGTTCCAGTCGGTAATGGCGCCGTGGTCATTGAGGATGATGATGGCGAAATCATGGGTGCTTTCGGCCACCAGGCGCATGCGTTCTTCGCCCAGGCGCAGTTCCTCTTCGGCCTGGCGCCGCTTGGTGATATCGATAAAGGTCAGCACGGTGCCGTCGATGTGGTCTTCGCTGGAGCGGTAGGGCAGCAACCGCGCGATGTACCAGCGCGCATCCTTACTGCTGATCTCGCGTTCGATCATGCTCAGCGACTCAAACACGTTCGTCGCGTCATCGCTCATTTGCGGGTAGTCGAGGCGGCGCGTGATGTCCATCAGCGAGCGCCCGGTGTCCACCGGCAGCATGCTGAAAATATCGGTGGCACGCGGGGTGAACCAGCGGATGCGCATGTTGCGGTCGACGAACACGGTGGCGATGTCGGTGGAGGCGATCAGGTTGGTCAGGTAGTCGTTGACCTTGTCCGTCTCTTCAACCTTGGTCTTGAGCTCGTAATTGACCGTCAACAGTTCCTCATTGATCGATTGCAGCTCTTCCTTGCTGGTTTCCAGTTCCTCGGTGGCCGAGCGCAACTCTTCGTTGATCGCCTGCATTTCCTCGTTGGAGGCCTTGAGTTCCTCGCTGGAGACTTCCGCCTGCTCAATGGTGTCCTGCAGGTGCAGCTTGGTGCGTTGCAGCTCGCGCTCCAGGTTGCTCATGATCTGGTTTTCCGCATGGCTGACGGTGTCGGCCTCGGACTGTTGCGGGTCGATTTCGGCTTCCTGGAACATCACCAGCACATAGTCGTTTTCGGTGGCCTCGTCGCGGTAGGGGCGGGCGCTGATGTCCACCAGGTAAGTGCCCTGTTCGCGTTGGATGCGAACCTTGCGCGAAGTCACGCAGGTGTTCGATTGCTGGACCTGGAACAGGGTGGTGCGGATATCCAGGCGCAGGTCGGGGTGGACCAGCGCCAGCAGGTTGTGGGTGATTTCCCCGGCGACATAACGCAGGAAGCGTCCCGCGCCTTCGCTCATGTGCAGGATATCGGCGTGGATATCGACAATCACGCTGGGCGGTGCGGCCTTGGCCAGGGCGCGCAGGTGGATATCGGCGAACGAAACCTTGTTGGGCGCCGGCGCCGCGGCGGCAACGGCGGTGGTGTTCGGGCGCAGGTAACCGCCACGCGGCATGGTGGGCGCGCGACGCACCGCGGAGGAGCCGGCGCGCACCCGGAAGATACGGTTGCGCTTGTCCACCGGCACAAACAGGTCGAGGCAACCGTCGGCCGACTCCGATGAACCCAGGAACAGGTAGCCACCGGGGCGCAGCGCAAAGTGGAACAGTTGCAGGATGTCGCGCTGCACGTCGCGGTCCAGGTAGATCAGCAGGTTGCGGCACACGATCAGGTCTATCTGCGAGAACGGTGGGTCAGCCAGCAGACTGTGCTTGGCGAACAGCACCTTTTCGCGAATCTCCTTGCGCACGCGGTAGTGCTGGTTTTTCTCCTTGGCGAAGTACTGGCGCAAGCGTGACGGCGGCACGTCGGTGATGATCGCTTCGGGATACACACCGTTGCGGCCGTGGGTAATCGCACGCTCATCGATATCGGTGGCAAACACTTGCATCTTGGCGTTGCTGGCATCCAGCGCCAGTTGCTCGGTCACCAGCATCGCGAGGCTGTAGGCCTCCTCACCGGTGGAGCAGCCGGCCGACCAGATACGCACTTCCTCGCGGTGCGGCGCGCTGTCTTCCAGGGACTTGACCAGGTTGGGGATCACATCCCGCTCAAGGGCTTCGAAGGCCTCGCGGTCGCGGAAGAAGTTGGTCACGCCGATCAGCATATCGCCCAGCAATGCCTTGGTTTCTTCCGGGTGTGATTGCAAAAAGTTGTAATAGGTCGCCAGGTCCGGTTGCGCCGTCACTTGCAGGCGACGCTCGATACGGCGCAGCACGGTGGCGCGCTTGTAGTGCTTGAAGTCATGGCCGGTACTGGCGCGCAGTTGGATCAGGATGTCCAGCAACAACTGCTCCGCCACGGCCGCATCGCGCTCGTTGGCCGGCGGGATGGTGCGGATCTCGGGGTCATTGGCGGTGGGCAGGATGATCGCTTGGGCATTGCGCCACAGCTCCAGCAACTTCTGTGGCATCTCCACCACGGATCGCCATGGTGCTGTTGACCTGGGTGACCGGCATGCCGGTCGACTCCTGGATGATCTTGTCCGCCACGCTCTGATGGTCGGGGGACAGGTGCAGGATCACCACGAACGCCATGCCGCAGTCTTTGGGCATGTGTTCAAAAAAACTCTTCACCGCTTGCAGCCCGCCTGCCGACGCGCCAATTCCCACCACCGGGAAATCCAGATTGCTGGGGGTCAATTCCTTGCGTTGCGGAACGTTCGGAGACCGCAGGGGGGCAGACTTCATAAATACCAACCTTTTTAACTGCGCACGTGAAGAGTGTGTAGAGGGTACGAGTTCAAGCGTGGGGGAGGGCGCAACGGAAATGAAATATAGCTGAAAACCTACCTGTAACAGAACGCCTGCGACCTTTACCTCACGGTTGAGACGAAAAAACCTGGAAAGGTTTATCCAGACTGACGAGCGGCGCGCATGCACCTGACGGTTATCCGATTTTCTGCAAATTTGTCTGAACTAACCCTTCCGGCCCGGCCTCGCAAGAATATTCACAACCCGGAGGAACCCGCGATGAGCAACTATCCAAAACCGCCGTTCAGCCCACAGCAACAACCCGTTCCCGGTGATCAGCGCAAGATGGACCCGATGCCCGACTGCGGCGAGCAAACCTATAAAGGCTCGGGTCGGTTGGCCAACAAGATTGCCTTGGTGACCGGTGCCGACAGCGGCATCGGACGCGCCGTGGCCATTGCCTTTGCGCGCGAAGGCGCGGATGTGGCGGTGTCCTATCTGGACGAGCATGAAGACGCCAAGGAAACCGCGCGCTGGGTCGAGGCGGCAGGGCGCCAATGCCTGTTGCTGCCCGGCGATCTGGACGACGCGGCGCACTGCGCGGCGATCGTCAACGACACCGTGGAGAAGTTCGGGCGCATCGATGTGCTGGTCAACAACGCGGCCTACCAAATGACCTACGAGACGCTCGAAGACATCCCCGACGAGGATTGGCTGAAGACCTTCAATGTCAACGTCACGGCGATGTTCCGGATCTGCAAGGCCGCGCTGCCGCACATGGCCGAGGGCAGCTCGATCATCAACACCAGCTCGGTCAATTCCGATGCGCCCAACCCTACCTTGTTGCCGTACGCGGCGACCAAAGGCGCGATTGCCAACTTCACCGCGGGCCTGGCGCAAATGCTTGGCAAGCGTGGGATCCGCGTCAACAGCGTAGCGCCCGGGCCGATCTGGACACCGCTGATCGTATCGACGATGACCGAAGACTCGATCAAACACTTCGGTGGCAGTACGCCCTTGGGACGCCCCGGCCAACCGGTCGAGGTGGCGCCTATCTATGTGCTGCTGGCGTCGGATGAAGGCAGCTACATCTCCGGCGAACGCTACGGCGTAACGGGTGGCAAACCGATTCTCTGATATCAGCGAGGCATCCGATGACGATGACAGTAGGCGACTTTCTGGTCGAGCGGCTCAGCCAGTGGGGCGTGACTCGTATCTTTGGCTATCCGGGTGACGGCATCAACGGCGTGTTCGGCGCCTTGCGCCGGGCCCAGGGCAAGATCGAATTCATCCAGGCCCGTCACGAAGAAATGGCCGCGTTCATGGCTTCAGCCCACGCCAAGTTCACGGGCGAGTTGGGGGTGTGCATCGCCACCTCCGGGCCGGGTGCCTCGCACCTGATCACTGGGCTGTATGACGCGCGCCTGGACCACATGCCGGTGTTGGCCATTGTCGGGCAGCAGGCGCGGGCGGCCTTGGGTGGCCATTACCAGCAGGAGCTGGACCTGGTTTCGATGTTCAAGGATGTGGCCGGGGCATTCGTGCAACAGGCCACGGTGCCCGCGCAGGTGCGCCACTTGGTGGACCGGGCCGTACGCACGGCGGTCGGCGAGCGCCGGGTGACGGCGATCATCCTGCCCAACGATGTGCAGGAGGCGGCCTATGAGCCGCCCGCCAGGGCCCACGGCACCCTGCATTCCGGCGTGGGTTATACCAAGCCGCGCATCGTGCCTTACGAGGCCGACCTGCAGCGCGCCGCCGAGGTGCTGAACGCCGGGGAGAAGGTCGCCATCCTGGTCGGCGCCGGTGCGCTGGCCGCCACCGATGAAGTGCTTGCCGTCGCCGATGCCTTGGGCGCCGGTGCGGCCAAGGCGTTGCTCGGCAAGGCCGTGTTGCCGGATGACTGGCCC
This region of Pseudomonas asgharzadehiana genomic DNA includes:
- a CDS encoding SDR family oxidoreductase; this encodes MSNYPKPPFSPQQQPVPGDQRKMDPMPDCGEQTYKGSGRLANKIALVTGADSGIGRAVAIAFAREGADVAVSYLDEHEDAKETARWVEAAGRQCLLLPGDLDDAAHCAAIVNDTVEKFGRIDVLVNNAAYQMTYETLEDIPDEDWLKTFNVNVTAMFRICKAALPHMAEGSSIINTSSVNSDAPNPTLLPYAATKGAIANFTAGLAQMLGKRGIRVNSVAPGPIWTPLIVSTMTEDSIKHFGGSTPLGRPGQPVEVAPIYVLLASDEGSYISGERYGVTGGKPIL